A genomic stretch from Triplophysa dalaica isolate WHDGS20190420 chromosome 4, ASM1584641v1, whole genome shotgun sequence includes:
- the coq4 gene encoding ubiquinone biosynthesis protein COQ4 homolog, mitochondrial produces the protein MLRGFSFIKTIQGFNRRSYGVLTGHQHTTLNQDGSLYPSHIPTNSVQKALLAVGSGVAALQNPYRHDMVAVLGEATGHMALIRLRDRMSNDPEGYTILTERPRIRLSTLDLTQMCALPEGTLGREYLRFLEKNKVTPDTRADVKFVDDEELAYVMQRYREVHDLLHTLLGMPTNMLGEVAVKWFEAAQTGLPMCVLGATLGPLRLSLSRLQMLIQSLGPWALRSGRHARCVLSIFYERRWEQNLDDLRQELNIESPPLNLFPSKNTSSNSFIKQ, from the exons ATGCTGCGTGGATTTAGCTTCATTAAAACTATTCAAGGATTTAATCGACGTTCTTATGGAG TACTTACTGGGCACCAGCACACAACCTTAAATCAAGATGGAAGTTTGTATCCAAGTCACATCCCAACCAACTCTGTTCAGAAAGCTCTTCTAGCTGTGGGCTCTGGAGTGGCTGCCCTACAGAACCCCTACAGACATG acatGGTCGCTGTGCTTGGGGAGGCCACCGGTCACATGGCCCTGATCAGGCTTAGGGACAGAATGAGTAATGATCCTGAAGGTTACACTATTCTCAC AGAGCGTCCTAGGATTCGGCTGTCTACACTTGACCTcactcaaatgtgtgctttgcCAGAGGGTACATTAGGAAGAGAGTATCTTCGCtttcttgaaaaaaat AAAGTCACCCCTGACACACGGGCGGACGTGAAGTTTGTGGATGATGAAGAGCTAGCATATGTCATGCAGCGATATCGTGAAGTCCACGATCTGTTGCATACCCTGCTTGGCATGCCGACCAACATGCTGG GTGAGGTTGCTGTGAAATGGTTTGAGGCTGCACAGACTGGTCTGCCCATGTGTGTTCTTGGAGCAACTCTTGGACCTCTACGCCTATCCCTCAG TCGTCTACAGATGCTCATTCAGTCTCTGGGTCCATGGGCTCTGCGCAGTGGCCGTCATGCCCGCTGTGTTCTCAGCATTTTCTATGAGCGCCGATGGGAGCAGAACCTTGATGACCTCAGACAAGAACTGAACATTGAGTCACCACCACTTAATCTTTTTCCCAGCAAGAACACATCCTCAAACAGCTTTATCAAACAGTAA
- the bspry gene encoding B box and SPRY domain-containing protein, which translates to MSAENRLCELQTVSLHVSDLESDPRLDDPPKQEDQRNVSETGGLLSYSNGTVNKESATEPVKRPVESDVSDEDSLPASGELKLCSEHGSALELYCSTEGKLACSKCVSDGFCQGHSVTKLVTRAAVVRNQLVDVCEKMQLQTLRIERFIDRTLTAREKAVQIDANSARERVLSQVNAIREALEEEEQRLLEAIQREEERVEQCLLTQRAHWTQTLEKLAHTRTSLVNKLTHSTDAMLVSANQEIFDRVEDAEGVGEPRDTEQLSLNRECSTSKLMLGLWASAILLAPSGPSSTKLQFEMKTVSPLLSLSDDHRTLTFLHKRTRQSPPYDPARFDSWPNALCSPPMSSGTHSWVLDMGKSAAFKVGICYASMERKGSGNSARLGYNTKSWVLSHYDGDLSFCHDGCNVGISVVKKLKRVGLLLDLPSQTLLFYDPESMSLLHVVKHAFSEPLLAACAVADQSVSLVNLKTLEWTE; encoded by the exons ATGAGTGCCGAAAACAGACTTTGCGAACTTCAAACGGTGTCCTTGCATGTCAGTGACCTGGAGTCTGACCCTCGACTGGACGACCCTCCGAAACAGGAAGATCAGAGAAATGTATCTGAAACTGGTGGATTGTTGTCATACAGCAATGGCACAGTGAACAAAGAATCGGCGACAGAACCTGTGAAAAGACCTGTGGAGAGTGATGTCAGCGATGAAGATTCTCTACCGGCTTCTGGAGAACTGAAACTGTGCTCAGAGCATGGAAGCGCACTAGAGTTATATTGTAGTACAGAAGGGAAATTGGCCTGCTCGAAATGTGTTTCGGATGGATTTTGTCAGGGTCACAGCGTGACAAAACTGGTTACACGGGCAGCTGTAGTAAGG AATCAACTGGTGGATGTCTGTGAAAAGATGCAGCTGCAAACTCTGCGGATCGAACGATTTATTGATCGTACACTTACAGCCCGAGAGAAAGCTGTACAG ATAGATGCAAACAGCGCGAGAGAGCGTGTGCTGTCTCAGGTAAATGCCATACGTGAGGCTCTTGAGGAGGAGGAGCAGCGTCTCTTGGAGGCCATACAGCGAGAAGAAGAGCGCGTGGAGCAGTGTCTCCTCACTCAGAGAGCACACTGGACACAGACTCTAGAGAAacttgcacacacacgcaccagTCTCGTGAACAAACTCACACACTCCACAGATGCCATGCTTGTG AGCGCTAACCAGGAAATATTTGACAG GGTTGAGGATGCAGAAGGTGTTGGTGAACCCCGAGACACTGAGCAACTGAGTCTGAATAGAGAATGTAGCACCAGTAAACTCATGCTGGGTTTATGGGCCAGTGCCATACTGCTTGCACCGTCAG gTCCGAGTTCAACAAAGCTACAGTTCGAAATGAAAACAGTCAGCCCACTTCTATCCCTCTCTGACGACCATCGCACTTTAACTTTCCTGCACAAACGCACGCGTCAGTCACCCCCCTATGACCCAGCACGCTTCGACAGCTGGCCCAATGCTCTCTGCTCCCCTCCCATGTCCTCTGGCACCCACAGCTGGGTACTCGACATGGGCAAAAGCGCCGCCTTTAAAGTGGGCATCTGCTATGCTAGCATGGAGCGCAAGGGGTCCGGAAATTCTGCCCGGTTGGGCTACAACACAAAATCATGGGTGCTTTCACATTATGATGGAGACCTATCCTTCTGCCACGATGGATGTAATGTGGGCATATCAGTGGTTAAGAAACTCAAGAGAGTGGGTCTGCTGCTGGACTTGCCCAGTCAGACCTTGCTCTTCTATGATCCTGAATCTATGTCTTTACTACATGTAGTCAAACATGCTTTCAGCGAGCCTCTGCTGGCTGCATGCGCTGTGGCGGATCAGAGTGTCTCTCTTGTCAATCTGAAAACACTAGAATGGACGGaatga